The Littorina saxatilis isolate snail1 linkage group LG1, US_GU_Lsax_2.0, whole genome shotgun sequence nucleotide sequence aaatgttatttgcgtgtttgaccaaaatatgacattttacacagatctcgacagtcattgttcacctcgaccgctagcgcggtctcggagaacaatgactgtctcgatctgtgtaaaatgtcatattttggtcaaacacgcaaataacgtatagtattgcattatattgtattgtattgtattgtattgtattgcattgcattgcattgtatggtatggtattgtGCTGTGCTGTACTGCACTGCACtgcactgtactgtactgtactgtactgtactgcactgtacatgtactgtacatgtactgtactgtattgtattgtattgtattgtattgtatgacattgcattgtattgtattgtattgtattgtattgtattgtattgtattgtattgtattgtattgtattgtattgtattgtattgtattttccCGTCATTTCTGTTTGTCTGATTTTCATACTGTTCTGCTAATACATTTTCTGAAATTGTTCAGTAGCATATTAACGCGGCAAGAAAAGTGTATGGCTTTGACTTTAACGCTGTATGTGTCGTCTCCCTCGTCATTGCTAGTTAATGGAAACTGAAGGAGAGAAGAAATACGAGAACAATCGAGTATGTGTGCAGCATCTGTCTTCTGTTGATTTAGACCCAATCTGTTTCCAGAAATAATCTTATTGTGTAGAGTACTATGAGGGATATGTTGTGACTGATCTGGGATAGgcgattttattttattatgatAGATGTTTTATCGCCGCAATGTGTATTGTATTTACCCCCGTATGTTTACAATCCTCAAAGGCTCACTACTCTCcgcaaaaagacaaaacatatttatcatttttaaatttaaaaaatgtgcTCACTATCTGAGAACTGCTCATAGCTTTTTCAAGGGATAACAAAAAATCCGTCCACTTGAAGACATACTGAtgatcaacatcctgactgcttcccgTGCAGACTTTTGTACGTTTTAATGAATTAGTGTAGTAGAAGCCTTTTTACAAAATACATTCATCAAACACGTCCCACTTCGCACAGAACGCGGTCAGGGTGTTTTCAGGAGTTTTGTGCGTGGATgtatccaagtggagggatggccctATCCCATGTCACATCCTGGCTAGATCTAAGATGGCGAACCGAATCGGTTTGCAAGCAAAGGCGTGTGCCTTTAAGGTGTGTAACTTTTTCCTATAACAGTTGCGTTTGGACTACCCTTAAAACTGTAAACAAAACTACTCTCTTCGTACCATGCGAGATTTTGAAGAATTGCTTTTTAACTGCAAGAGAGGCGTTATATCGTACTCTGAGGCTTCAGCGGTGTTTATTTTCACAGATGATTGATTGGTTTTGCAGGTTACGGTAACTGTGGTGATGTGGTGGTTGTCACAGCTTGATGCAAGGCAATCTTTTTCTactgacgacgacgacgactgtGAAGATAACGTTCCCGAAGACTGCTACTTTAGGTCTAACTTCTGCGGGTGGTTGGAACATAACTGGACTCGATACACTCCCGGGAAATACGCAGTCTTAGAAAACAGGAAATCATCTGGATATATAAAAAGCAAGGTGCGGTGTGTTAGCTCGCCCATCTCGCACTGTTTGAAATTCAGATTCTACTTGGAAAAAAGCTATGAAAACACACTGAATGTATCAATCATGTGGCCTCGTAACAAAACAGAGCTACTGCTGTGGACTTACTCAACCAACACACGCTGGATTAACGCTGCAGTGCCTGTGGTGACAGAGTCCAGCTTTGCTTTGATTATCAGAGGACGACGTCAGAATGTCAGAACTAACACACAAATAGGTGTGGACGGCATTAAGTATGAAAGACACGGGTGTACATTAATACCTTCTCCCGACGGTGTAAAATGTGAAAACGACGTTCCAAAAGACTGCTACTTTGGGTCTGATTTCTGCGGGTGGAAAGAAAAGAACTGGACTCGCCACACTAACGCTAAGTATGCGTTTTTAGATGACGGCAAACCATCAGGACACATAACAAGCAAGGTGCGCTGTGTGAAAACGCCGTCTTCCCATTGTttgaaattcaagttttacttGCAGACCAACATTGAAAGCACATTGGATGTGTCAATCGCTTGGCCTCATAACAAATCAGAGTCACTGCTGTGGACTTACTCAACCAAAGCAAGCTGGAAAGACGCTGCTGTCCCCGTGGAGTCAGAGTCCAACTTTGCATTGATCATAAGAGCGCGAAGTCAACAATCCAGTGGCAACAGACATATGCGTGTTGACAACATAGGCTATAAGATGAACAAAAACAGATGTACAGTAATACCTCACTCAGCAAAACCACCAGGAGCAACCACTACTGAACTTCCGACGACAAGCGCTAGACCCACAAGCAAGatgacaacaacgacaacatcaGTAACAACGGCGACCACTACAACAAGAGAGATATCGACAAATAGGCCAACACACTTCACAACACCTGTTCCAACAACATCGCCAGCTACTGGTAAGTCCGTCAACTCCTCTGCTTTAAATCGCTCCACCGATGACGTCACTGCTGAAACAACTGGAAAGATTGTTGGTGTTGTCGTTGCTGTCATAGTTGTTGCGGTTATTGCTACCATTGTGTTTCTTGTTCTCCGTCGAAAGCACACACCACTCCTGGCTATGTGCTCCACGAAGACAAAAACGAACACCCAACAAATTGGTTCTCACAACAAAGCGTTTTATTCAGAAGAACAACAGTATCCTGAAATTAACAGCCACAGTAAAAACCCAACGTACACAAACGACACGGCCGATTCAGCGTCAAGGGTGAATTCAGAGTTGTTCAACAACGACTACAGCGTCATCCGAGATGTGGGGGCAGATGACGTCACTTCCTCTGCTTTTCAACCCATGACTTCTCTTCACTGTAAAGCGCACGTTTTATATTCCATGCATCAGGTAAACAGAGATTCCAATACCCATGTCCCATCAACGGATGCCAACCCGTACGACGTTGTAGATGACGACGTCTGTCAGGCTCGAGTGTCTTCCCAGGAGGTCGAGTACAATAATCTTGCAATCGACAAGTCACACGAGACGGGCACAAGTTCGCGTTGCTTGGAGAGTTCAAATCCAAAGTCTGACAGTTCAAAATCAGCTAACAGCATGGTAAAATCAATTGTTCCTGAAGATGCTCTCTATCAGAACACAAAAGAATGCTCATTGAGTCACCCCTCCAACGTGGACAATGACGAGACTAAAGGAGCAGAAGCAGGGAAGCGAGGCCGTGGAGGAGACGACAGAGAAATAGAAGGAGACTATTACAACGTTGATAAAACTCCAGCAACAAACAACGATCTAGAAGAAGCCACAAGCGTGTATCACATTCTGGAAGAAGACCGAGAAAACTGCTCACGACCAACATCAACGGGCGGTGTGTACCACGTCCTGGAGCCTGTTACTGCATCGACTGAATCTGGCGAACATGCAACCGATGTCTACCACATCTTGGAAGAAACAGGAGCGCAAAATCCAACTGAAAAACAAATTCCCTCTGAAGATTGCCCAAAAGAAGACCCATCTCTGTCAGAGGGAGGTAAGGGAGACTACCACATGCTCGATTTCCAGAAGGGGCGTGGTGGTGATGTTGCAGGTGACAGTGGAGATGAGATGGGTCAGACCTACAGTCATCTAAATGAAGCGGGTGAGGACACTTACAGTGAGCTGAGCAGGGAAAAGAAGAGGAAGGTGGTGGATGGCGACTACTCCCTCGTCACGCTGGACTGATGACTCTTTGGGTTGGCATACCCTTTTCGGGCACACATTTCTGGATGAGCTGCTACTGGATAATTCAGTCCAGATAACTATGGCACGAGACTGTACATATagccctctttttacatttagtcaagttttgactaaatgtcttaacatagagggggaatcgagacgagggtcgtggtgtatttgtgtgtgtgtgtgtgtgtgtgtgtgtgtgtgtgtgtgtgtgtgtgtgtgtatgtgtgtgtgtgtgtgtgtgtgtgtgtgtgtgtctgtctgtctgtctgtgcgtgtgtgtgtgtagagcgattcagactataAACTAATGGACCGagctttatgaaatttgacatgagagttcctgggaatgatatccccagattgtttttccttttttcgataaatacctttgatgacgtcatatccggctttttgtaaaagttgaggcggcactgtcgcaccctcatttttcaatcaaattgattgaaattttggcaaagcaatcttcgacgaaggccggggtttggtattgcatttcagcttggtggcttaaaaactaatgagtgagtttggtcattaaaaatcggaaacttgtaattaaaattatttttttattaaacgatccaaaaacaat carries:
- the LOC138968500 gene encoding uncharacterized protein, encoding MCIVILSSALIRRRTERKDIVLLLHFTVAMHWVTVTVVMWWLSQLDARQSFSTDDDDDCEDNVPEDCYFRSNFCGWLEHNWTRYTPGKYAVLENRKSSGYIKSKVRCVSSPISHCLKFRFYLEKSYENTLNVSIMWPRNKTELLLWTYSTNTRWINAAVPVVTESSFALIIRGRRQNVRTNTQIGVDGIKYERHGCTLIPSPDGVKCENDVPKDCYFGSDFCGWKEKNWTRHTNAKYAFLDDGKPSGHITSKVRCVKTPSSHCLKFKFYLQTNIESTLDVSIAWPHNKSESLLWTYSTKASWKDAAVPVESESNFALIIRARSQQSSGNRHMRVDNIGYKMNKNRCTVIPHSAKPPGATTTELPTTSARPTSKMTTTTTSVTTATTTTREISTNRPTHFTTPVPTTSPATGKSVNSSALNRSTDDVTAETTGKIVGVVVAVIVVAVIATIVFLVLRRKHTPLLAMCSTKTKTNTQQIGSHNKAFYSEEQQYPEINSHSKNPTYTNDTADSASRVNSELFNNDYSVIRDVGADDVTSSAFQPMTSLHCKAHVLYSMHQVNRDSNTHVPSTDANPYDVVDDDVCQARVSSQEVEYNNLAIDKSHETGTSSRCLESSNPKSDSSKSANSMVKSIVPEDALYQNTKECSLSHPSNVDNDETKGAEAGKRGRGGDDREIEGDYYNVDKTPATNNDLEEATSVYHILEEDRENCSRPTSTGGVYHVLEPVTASTESGEHATDVYHILEETGAQNPTEKQIPSEDCPKEDPSLSEGGKGDYHMLDFQKGRGGDVAGDSGDEMGQTYSHLNEAGEDTYSELSREKKRKVVDGDYSLVTLD